The Siphonobacter curvatus genome includes a window with the following:
- a CDS encoding AAA family ATPase: protein MVFTVGGIKGGSGKTTIATNLTVLLSKQGFDVLLVDADEQETSTDFTAWREENLQGEIGFTAIKLSGEAVRSQILKLVPKYDHIVIDTGGRDTTSQRAAMTVSDVYLVPFNPRSFDLWTLNKVERLVQEIRAVQATPLTAFAFLNRADPKGTDNNDAAELLQASEVFTYLPTPLINRKAYSNAASQGLGVVEMEAKDPKATTEITKLFEAINPLIVNR, encoded by the coding sequence ATGGTTTTTACCGTCGGAGGGATTAAAGGTGGAAGTGGGAAAACGACTATTGCGACCAACCTTACGGTCTTACTGTCCAAGCAGGGATTCGATGTTTTACTGGTAGATGCCGATGAACAGGAAACCTCTACTGATTTTACGGCTTGGCGGGAAGAGAATCTGCAGGGAGAAATTGGATTTACCGCCATTAAACTCTCGGGAGAGGCGGTTCGTAGTCAGATTTTAAAGCTAGTACCCAAGTATGATCACATTGTAATTGATACTGGAGGTCGGGATACGACTAGTCAGCGGGCAGCTATGACCGTTTCGGACGTCTACTTGGTACCATTCAATCCCCGTAGTTTTGATTTGTGGACCTTGAACAAAGTCGAACGACTGGTACAGGAAATCCGGGCCGTTCAGGCGACTCCTTTAACTGCCTTTGCCTTTTTGAATCGGGCAGACCCGAAAGGCACGGACAATAACGATGCCGCTGAACTCTTACAGGCTTCTGAAGTTTTTACTTATTTACCCACGCCGCTAATCAATCGGAAAGCTTATTCCAACGCTGCTTCTCAAGGATTAGGTGTGGTGGAAATGGAAGCGAAAGACCCCAAAGCAACGACCGAAATAACTAAATTATTTGAAGCAATTAATCCTTTGATTGTCAATAGATAA
- a CDS encoding outer membrane protein assembly factor BamB family protein, which yields MKYLALIGAFALLGWSCSSPEKPSEDWPTYGGNYAGNRYSKLDQINRSNVSQLKVAWSYKAVQGENPFEIQCQPLMIHGILYGTTPLLKLFALKADTGEELWKFDPFENQIPTFHPIRGLMYWPEGKRIYYSAGSRLFALDAEKGTLVSEFGEKGSIDLHEGVGDGLDRDVNALPVDATSPGIIYKETLVMGSRVGEGTDAAPGYIRGFDVRSGKLKWVFHTIPHPGEYGYDTWPKDAWKKSGAANNWGGMVLDEKRGVVYLGTGSPSSDFYGGAREGTNLFSDCILALDAETGKRLWHFQTIHHDLWDRDIPCSPTLTTVVHQGKKVEVVVQATKDGLVYVLNRDTGESLFPIEESPVPTEALPGEKPWPTQKYPLKPAPLTRQFLTEADITTRTPEAHAFVLKRFQQTRSGNKFIPPSKEGTLVFGLGGGAEWGGSAVDEQGILYQNANEMVWDVQMEEFKRQKSQPLSGETLYLDHCSICHGSERKGNGVEYPDLRNVKAKYSPQQVMQILQTGRGRMPSFQQVPEKTRLAIVNFLLGINKPIPPDPHDSKPAVTTADTPPPPPYVNTGWKRFLDPDGYPAITPPWGTLNAIDLNTGEYLWRVALGEFPELTKKGLPVTGTESYGGPLVTAGGLVFIAATKDERFRAFDKKTGKVVWEYQLPAGGFATPMTYQMNGKQYIVLAVGGVKNGHKPGGYYLAFSL from the coding sequence ATGAAATACCTTGCATTGATCGGAGCCTTCGCTCTGTTAGGCTGGAGTTGTAGCAGTCCCGAAAAACCCTCGGAAGATTGGCCCACGTACGGAGGCAACTACGCTGGTAACCGTTACTCTAAACTCGATCAGATTAATCGCAGCAATGTCTCGCAGCTTAAAGTAGCCTGGAGCTATAAGGCCGTTCAGGGGGAAAATCCGTTTGAGATTCAGTGTCAGCCTTTAATGATCCATGGAATCCTGTACGGAACGACGCCGCTCCTGAAGCTCTTCGCTTTGAAAGCCGATACGGGGGAAGAACTCTGGAAGTTTGACCCTTTCGAGAATCAGATCCCTACCTTCCATCCCATCCGGGGTTTGATGTACTGGCCGGAAGGGAAACGGATTTACTATTCGGCGGGCTCCCGGTTGTTTGCTTTGGATGCCGAGAAAGGCACGTTGGTGTCTGAATTTGGCGAGAAGGGTTCCATCGATTTACATGAAGGTGTAGGCGATGGCCTGGACCGGGACGTAAACGCGTTACCGGTTGATGCTACCAGTCCGGGCATCATTTATAAAGAAACCCTGGTAATGGGTTCGCGGGTAGGTGAAGGTACGGATGCCGCTCCCGGTTACATACGCGGTTTCGATGTCCGTTCGGGCAAACTCAAATGGGTTTTTCATACCATTCCTCACCCGGGTGAATACGGCTATGATACCTGGCCTAAAGATGCCTGGAAAAAGAGTGGGGCCGCTAATAATTGGGGAGGCATGGTATTGGATGAAAAACGTGGGGTGGTTTATCTCGGTACGGGCTCTCCCTCCAGTGATTTCTACGGGGGTGCTCGGGAAGGAACAAACCTTTTTTCTGACTGTATTCTGGCTCTAGACGCGGAGACGGGGAAACGACTCTGGCATTTCCAGACGATCCATCACGACTTATGGGATCGCGATATTCCCTGTTCACCAACGTTAACCACCGTAGTTCATCAGGGAAAAAAAGTAGAAGTAGTCGTACAGGCGACGAAAGACGGTCTGGTGTACGTATTGAACCGAGATACGGGAGAATCGCTGTTTCCGATTGAAGAAAGCCCGGTACCAACCGAAGCTCTCCCCGGTGAAAAGCCCTGGCCTACGCAAAAATACCCGTTGAAACCAGCTCCGCTCACGCGACAGTTTTTAACGGAAGCGGATATCACTACGCGTACCCCCGAGGCTCATGCCTTTGTACTGAAGCGTTTTCAGCAAACGCGTTCCGGAAACAAATTCATCCCGCCCAGCAAGGAAGGAACGCTGGTTTTTGGATTAGGAGGTGGAGCTGAATGGGGTGGCAGTGCCGTTGACGAGCAGGGTATTCTCTATCAAAATGCCAATGAGATGGTCTGGGATGTGCAAATGGAAGAATTTAAACGTCAGAAATCCCAACCGCTCTCGGGTGAAACGTTGTACCTCGATCATTGCTCGATTTGCCACGGCTCCGAACGTAAAGGCAATGGGGTCGAATACCCCGACTTACGGAATGTAAAAGCCAAGTATTCACCTCAACAGGTGATGCAAATTTTGCAGACGGGACGTGGCCGTATGCCTTCGTTTCAGCAGGTACCGGAAAAAACGCGTCTGGCCATTGTCAATTTTCTTTTGGGAATTAATAAGCCCATTCCGCCTGATCCCCATGATTCAAAGCCCGCGGTAACTACCGCTGATACACCACCCCCTCCACCTTATGTGAATACGGGTTGGAAACGTTTTCTCGATCCCGATGGCTATCCGGCTATTACGCCACCTTGGGGTACCCTGAATGCAATTGATCTTAACACGGGGGAATACCTTTGGAGAGTTGCACTTGGTGAGTTTCCGGAATTGACAAAGAAAGGACTACCTGTTACGGGAACGGAGAGCTACGGAGGTCCCTTGGTTACGGCTGGAGGTTTGGTATTCATAGCTGCTACAAAGGATGAACGCTTCCGGGCTTTCGACAAAAAAACGGGTAAAGTAGTGTGGGAATACCAACTGCCTGCGGGTGGTTTCGCTACACCCATGACGTATCAGATGAACGGGAAACAATATATTGTATTAGCCGTAGGTGGTGTTAAAAATGGGCATAAACCAGGGGGTTACTATCTCGCTTTCAGTTTATAA
- a CDS encoding hybrid sensor histidine kinase/response regulator transcription factor: MNAQTSTGWLCILYLFFLIPFCQGQMTKPVFSHLSVDEGLSQSSVYAITQDRKGFIWLGTRDGLNRYDSRQVVVYRNQPTRRKNLPSNTINALLHDSQGRLWVGTSKGLALYKSEGDDFERISAQGLPDSTILSITEDRRHRVWVGTSKGLYQLEGPKPYRLKSLRSYTYQRTEPSHPNTRALFEDRQGNLWLGTSLGLTQLKARGNGQLDIHDYFLQPADSVYHNLSNGINTIAQDPQGRLWLGTDRKGIAVFDPRLGKISSWNPVPGLDLSTQTIRTIQPDGSGHFWIGTLSGLYVVASDGSWFKTLTNEPTDAESLSDNSVRSIFRDRDGSIWVGTYYGGVDFYSPYARQFGSFGPLGETFKIAGPILPSTDGRQIWLGTEDRGVMLINANRSVARHYRHDPKDPKSLSNDKVKCLLAEGNQGLWIGTLKGLNYLDLRTQVITRFLHEPNNPHSLPNDRIYDLKRDAQGKLWILTNLGGLCAFDPKNQSFESYVPRAGQHTSLSSRNATCLLLDHQQQLWVGTTSGLNRKLPGRDAFVRYQHRETDPMSLSSDHLVCLYEDRKHRLWVGTREGGLNLLRPGQQGFERFSTANGLPSNTIVGIQEDRQGHLWISTDKGLAHFDPEHARFVHYNRHDGLVCKEFTPNSTYQDPQGYLYFGGYNGIVHFHPDSIRRNTRVPQLAFTQVRLFNEPITRLSESGEPDIDFERGLTFTHQQNVFSIDFAAFNYINSSKNRYAYQLMGFDEEWNYVSEPRALYMNLNPGTYVLRVKGSNNDDVWNSKPLELTITVLPPLWKTPLAYVVYALTFVALLRLWSRFNRNRLQLAHELQREHEEKKRQQELHQTKLNFFTEIAHEIRTPLTLVMGPLEVLASQYGQEPGIHKQVSLMRASTDRLLRLLNQLLDFRKHETGNVQLQRQQADFVRFLRQIVHSFLGHARSRQVQLNFESEGEEIPLWFDAGEMEKVISNLLVNAFKFTPAGGRITVQVRATQEEVTLLIEDTGLGIPAEEISQIFKQFYQADRHQSRDTGFGLGLALSKSIVEQHQGQISVESQEAGLEHTGFTRFKITLPILPVEEPLVTLPEPAVCEALPVVTRSEPAAGEKPLLLIVEDQADIRNYLVDLLTTEYQVLEASNGVEAWETASQLLPDLLITDLAMPEMDGLTLTHRLKTDARTSHIPVIMLTAKDGVDHQLSGLQTGADDYLTKPFHPVLLRARVQNLLLLRQQLKTKYHRLITLQPQAQTLEHPDEKFLNQLMTVLDQHLADPDFNVGSLVAAMGMSRPVLFRKVKMLTDRSVVDLLRTTRLKKAKMLLQQRKANVSEIAFAVGFSDPKYFSRAFRAEFGLTPTEYSQQVVT; encoded by the coding sequence ATGAATGCTCAAACAAGTACGGGCTGGCTTTGTATTCTCTATTTATTTTTCCTGATACCTTTTTGTCAGGGACAAATGACTAAGCCTGTCTTTTCCCATCTCAGTGTTGATGAAGGCTTATCGCAAAGCAGCGTATACGCGATTACCCAGGACCGTAAAGGTTTTATATGGTTAGGCACCCGCGATGGCTTAAACCGCTACGATTCCCGGCAGGTGGTCGTATATAGAAATCAGCCTACGCGGCGAAAGAACTTGCCGTCCAATACAATCAATGCTCTTTTGCACGATAGTCAGGGAAGGTTATGGGTGGGAACTAGTAAAGGCTTAGCTCTGTACAAATCTGAAGGAGACGATTTTGAACGTATTTCAGCACAGGGTTTGCCGGATTCCACCATTTTAAGTATTACCGAAGATCGGCGACATCGCGTGTGGGTCGGTACGTCGAAAGGGCTTTATCAGCTCGAAGGCCCGAAACCGTATCGACTGAAGTCCTTACGGAGCTATACTTATCAGCGTACTGAACCGAGTCACCCCAACACGCGGGCTCTGTTTGAAGACCGTCAGGGCAACCTATGGCTGGGAACGTCGCTGGGATTAACCCAACTAAAAGCCCGTGGAAACGGTCAGCTTGACATACACGATTATTTCCTGCAACCCGCCGATTCCGTCTACCATAATCTCTCGAACGGAATCAATACCATTGCTCAGGATCCGCAGGGGCGTTTGTGGCTGGGTACGGACCGAAAGGGGATTGCCGTATTTGACCCGCGTCTGGGAAAAATTAGTAGTTGGAATCCCGTACCGGGACTAGATCTATCCACGCAAACCATTCGTACCATTCAACCGGACGGAAGCGGACACTTCTGGATTGGTACCTTGTCGGGCTTGTACGTGGTGGCGTCGGATGGAAGCTGGTTTAAAACGCTAACCAATGAACCAACCGACGCGGAATCGCTGAGTGATAATTCGGTTCGATCCATCTTTCGCGATCGCGATGGTTCCATCTGGGTCGGAACCTATTACGGGGGCGTGGATTTCTACAGTCCCTACGCCCGACAATTTGGGTCCTTTGGTCCCTTGGGTGAAACGTTCAAAATCGCTGGACCGATACTACCCTCAACGGACGGACGGCAAATTTGGCTGGGTACGGAAGACCGGGGCGTCATGCTGATCAATGCCAATCGAAGCGTCGCTCGTCATTATCGCCACGATCCCAAAGATCCGAAGTCCCTTTCCAACGATAAAGTGAAATGCCTGCTGGCTGAGGGAAATCAGGGCTTGTGGATCGGCACGCTGAAGGGACTTAATTACCTGGATTTACGGACGCAGGTGATTACTCGTTTCCTGCACGAACCGAATAATCCTCACTCGTTGCCCAATGATCGCATTTACGATTTAAAACGGGATGCTCAGGGCAAACTATGGATCCTGACCAATCTGGGAGGTTTATGTGCATTCGATCCGAAAAACCAATCGTTTGAATCCTACGTACCCCGAGCGGGTCAGCATACGTCCTTGAGTTCAAGAAATGCCACGTGTTTATTACTCGATCATCAGCAGCAACTATGGGTAGGTACCACCAGCGGTCTAAACCGGAAACTACCCGGTCGGGACGCCTTTGTTCGCTACCAGCACCGCGAAACGGATCCGATGTCTCTCAGCAGTGATCACCTGGTTTGCCTGTACGAAGACCGCAAACACCGACTTTGGGTGGGCACGCGGGAAGGGGGATTGAATCTATTACGTCCCGGTCAGCAAGGATTCGAGCGATTTAGTACAGCCAATGGTCTGCCGAGTAATACGATCGTGGGTATCCAGGAAGACCGCCAGGGTCATTTATGGATTAGTACCGACAAAGGACTTGCCCATTTCGATCCGGAACACGCCCGCTTTGTACATTACAACCGGCATGATGGATTGGTATGCAAGGAATTCACCCCGAACTCCACGTATCAGGATCCGCAGGGCTATCTTTACTTTGGGGGCTATAACGGCATCGTTCATTTCCATCCCGACAGTATCCGTCGGAATACGCGGGTTCCTCAACTGGCGTTTACACAGGTCCGGTTGTTCAATGAACCGATTACCCGGCTTTCAGAAAGTGGAGAACCCGATATTGATTTTGAACGAGGCCTCACCTTTACGCATCAACAGAATGTATTTTCCATCGATTTTGCGGCGTTCAATTACATCAACTCGTCAAAAAATCGGTACGCTTACCAGTTGATGGGGTTTGATGAAGAATGGAATTACGTGTCAGAACCCCGGGCTTTGTACATGAACCTGAATCCGGGAACATATGTGCTACGCGTAAAAGGGTCGAATAATGATGACGTCTGGAATTCTAAACCCCTGGAGCTGACCATTACGGTATTACCGCCGCTCTGGAAAACACCCTTAGCGTACGTCGTGTATGCCCTGACGTTTGTGGCCTTGTTACGGTTGTGGTCAAGATTTAATCGTAACCGATTGCAACTGGCCCACGAATTACAGCGGGAACACGAAGAGAAAAAACGCCAGCAGGAACTCCATCAAACCAAGCTTAACTTTTTCACGGAAATCGCCCACGAAATTCGTACGCCTTTGACCCTGGTGATGGGGCCGCTGGAAGTACTGGCGAGCCAATACGGCCAGGAACCAGGCATTCATAAACAGGTTAGTCTGATGCGGGCCAGTACGGACCGCTTGTTACGCTTACTCAATCAGTTGCTGGATTTTCGAAAACACGAAACGGGCAATGTCCAGCTACAGCGGCAGCAGGCGGATTTCGTCCGCTTTCTCCGACAAATCGTACACTCGTTTCTCGGGCACGCCCGTTCGCGTCAGGTACAACTCAACTTCGAATCGGAAGGGGAAGAGATCCCCTTGTGGTTTGATGCGGGGGAAATGGAAAAAGTGATTTCCAACCTGTTAGTCAATGCCTTTAAATTTACGCCTGCCGGGGGGCGGATTACCGTGCAGGTACGGGCAACGCAGGAAGAAGTGACCTTGCTCATTGAAGATACGGGTCTGGGAATTCCAGCGGAAGAAATCAGTCAGATTTTCAAACAGTTCTATCAGGCGGATCGCCATCAGTCGCGGGATACGGGTTTTGGTCTGGGGCTAGCTTTGAGCAAAAGCATTGTTGAACAACATCAGGGACAAATCAGCGTGGAAAGCCAGGAGGCCGGTTTGGAACACACGGGCTTTACCCGATTCAAAATCACCTTACCCATCCTACCAGTCGAGGAGCCATTGGTTACTCTTCCAGAACCAGCGGTATGCGAAGCATTGCCAGTCGTTACCCGTTCGGAACCAGCCGCTGGAGAAAAGCCACTACTACTTATCGTAGAAGATCAGGCGGACATCCGAAATTATTTAGTTGATCTGCTGACCACGGAATATCAGGTGCTGGAAGCCAGTAATGGGGTAGAGGCCTGGGAAACGGCTTCGCAACTCTTACCCGATCTGTTGATTACGGACCTCGCCATGCCCGAAATGGATGGATTAACCCTGACGCATCGCCTCAAAACGGATGCACGTACCAGTCACATTCCGGTCATTATGCTGACGGCGAAAGATGGCGTTGATCATCAGTTATCGGGACTGCAAACGGGAGCCGATGATTACCTGACCAAACCCTTTCACCCGGTGTTACTACGGGCCCGCGTACAGAATCTGCTGTTGTTACGGCAGCAACTGAAGACGAAGTATCATCGCCTGATTACGCTACAGCCGCAGGCCCAGACGCTTGAACACCCGGACGAGAAGTTTTTAAATCAGCTCATGACGGTACTCGATCAACATTTAGCAGACCCGGATTTCAACGTAGGCAGTCTGGTGGCAGCGATGGGCATGAGTCGCCCCGTATTATTTCGAAAAGTAAAAATGTTGACGGATCGCTCCGTCGTGGATTTGCTGCGAACGACGCGACTGAAAAAGGCGAAAATGTTATTACAGCAACGCAAAGCCAACGTTTCGGAAATTGCTTTTGCCGTAGGCTTCAGTGATCCCAAATACTTCAGCCGGGCCTTCCGGGCCGAATTCGGTTTAACGCCAACGGAGTATAGTCAACAGGTAGTCACCTAA
- a CDS encoding replication initiation protein, producing MNAQIEIYQDNFLTQARYEMTETERNILYMVIAQVRPDDSPMKVYQVSIKEIAKIMGSEEIKFEAYKNATARIVTRLVQGYLPNGDFLQTTFAASAKYKKGTGIIEIALSQEIRPFYVDLKERFTKIQLQAAISLQSIYAKRIYELLCMYKNMKNKTFRRKLVDLKLMLGVMDTKTGKDKYPVWTQFQRDVLEVASREINGHTDLTFTFTPILGDRPGRGRKPVEQVEFEVSYITPNVIDFSPLMDRLLNRFKLRQDQAEEVIESFPIEKINKILYDIEVRMANNEIKNVGSYTAKSFGL from the coding sequence ATGAATGCACAGATAGAAATTTATCAGGACAACTTCCTTACACAGGCCCGTTACGAGATGACGGAGACGGAGCGAAATATCCTCTACATGGTTATTGCTCAGGTTCGTCCCGATGATTCACCCATGAAAGTCTATCAGGTTTCCATCAAGGAAATTGCAAAAATTATGGGTAGTGAAGAGATTAAATTTGAAGCGTATAAAAATGCAACGGCCCGCATCGTCACCCGACTCGTACAGGGGTATTTGCCCAACGGGGATTTCCTGCAGACGACCTTTGCCGCTTCGGCGAAGTACAAAAAAGGGACGGGCATTATCGAAATTGCCCTGTCCCAGGAAATTCGCCCTTTCTACGTTGATCTGAAAGAACGCTTTACAAAAATTCAGTTACAGGCCGCGATAAGTTTGCAGTCCATTTACGCCAAGCGGATTTACGAATTGTTGTGCATGTACAAGAACATGAAAAACAAGACCTTCCGTCGTAAGCTCGTGGATCTAAAGCTCATGCTGGGTGTGATGGATACCAAGACGGGCAAGGATAAATACCCCGTATGGACGCAATTTCAACGGGATGTACTGGAAGTAGCCAGTCGCGAAATTAACGGCCATACGGATCTGACTTTTACGTTCACGCCTATTCTGGGGGATCGTCCCGGTCGGGGTCGTAAACCCGTGGAACAGGTAGAGTTTGAAGTTTCCTACATTACGCCCAATGTCATTGATTTTAGTCCCCTGATGGATCGTCTGCTGAATCGTTTCAAGTTACGACAGGACCAGGCCGAGGAAGTCATCGAGTCCTTCCCGATCGAGAAGATTAATAAAATCCTTTACGACATCGAGGTACGGATGGCGAACAACGAAATCAAAAACGTAGGTAGCTATACCGCCAAATCATTTGGGCTGTAG